A window of Sutcliffiella cohnii contains these coding sequences:
- a CDS encoding O-methyltransferase produces the protein MQKQEVVSYLQSLIAPRNELITKMEHLAEEKTVPIMDIVGMETLLQLLRLHQPKKILEIGTAIGYSAIRMAEAIPDVTIVTVERDEERYNLAVQFVKEATLQDRIHLVLGDALEEHSDVTNAAPYDFLFVDAAKGQYERFFKMYEKLLKPDGVIITDNVLYKGLVATDYSNLQPRRKKSLVKKIDHFNQWLMNHPDYITTILPVGDGIAISKRRGEMK, from the coding sequence ATACAAAAACAAGAAGTTGTTTCGTACTTACAATCCCTTATTGCTCCTCGGAATGAATTAATTACGAAAATGGAACATTTAGCAGAAGAAAAAACGGTACCAATAATGGATATTGTCGGAATGGAAACATTACTTCAACTGTTAAGGCTTCACCAACCAAAAAAAATCCTTGAAATAGGAACGGCGATTGGATATTCAGCGATAAGAATGGCAGAAGCGATTCCAGATGTAACAATTGTTACTGTGGAGAGGGATGAAGAACGTTATAATTTAGCCGTTCAATTTGTGAAGGAAGCAACCTTGCAAGACCGAATCCATTTAGTATTAGGAGATGCATTAGAGGAGCACTCTGATGTAACGAACGCTGCACCTTATGATTTTCTTTTTGTTGATGCAGCAAAAGGACAATATGAACGATTTTTCAAAATGTATGAAAAGCTTTTAAAACCTGACGGCGTCATCATTACAGACAATGTCCTCTATAAAGGTTTAGTTGCTACAGATTATAGCAACCTTCAGCCACGTAGAAAAAAAAGTTTAGTAAAAAAAATTGACCATTTTAATCAGTGGTTAATGAATCATCCAGATTATATTACGACTATTTTACCAGTTGGTGATGGTATTGCTATTAGTAAAAGAAGAGGTGAAATGAAATGA
- the mltG gene encoding endolytic transglycosylase MltG produces the protein MAEQRKEKETDIKEKLLEKHHEAKLVRRIVFIVFIILMLSLTAIVAGGYSFVKNSLQPVDENAEETTVVEIPIGSSVTAIGNILEENGIVHNAKIFRYYVKFKNESGFQAGEYALSPAMTLDDIMEELKQGKIMQEVVFQVTIPEGRQLTEIATILSNRANVNEEEFLETVNDPAFVEKMMARFPVLLTEEILTEDVMYPLEGYLFPATYPFYEENPSIETIVETMLIKTQEVIIQYSAEMEEKEMTIHEVLTMASLIEEEATAQTDRENISSVFYNRLETGMPLQTDPTIAYALGEHLDRTLFVHLEVESPYNTYKYPGLTPGPIANAGETSIIAALRPAETDYFYFLATPDGKVLFNRTLEEHNRDRATHITGSGE, from the coding sequence TTGGCAGAACAGAGAAAAGAGAAAGAAACTGATATAAAAGAAAAACTGTTAGAAAAGCATCATGAAGCGAAATTAGTTCGTCGCATCGTGTTTATCGTCTTTATAATACTTATGCTAAGTTTAACTGCGATAGTTGCTGGTGGGTATAGTTTTGTTAAAAATTCTTTACAACCAGTAGATGAAAATGCAGAAGAAACGACAGTTGTCGAAATTCCGATAGGTTCTTCCGTAACGGCAATTGGAAATATATTAGAAGAAAATGGAATAGTTCACAATGCGAAAATATTCCGCTACTATGTTAAATTCAAAAATGAATCAGGCTTTCAGGCTGGTGAGTATGCACTAAGCCCTGCCATGACATTAGACGATATTATGGAAGAATTGAAACAAGGGAAAATAATGCAAGAAGTAGTGTTCCAAGTAACGATTCCAGAAGGTCGTCAATTAACCGAAATTGCAACTATTCTTTCGAATCGAGCAAACGTTAACGAAGAAGAATTTTTAGAAACAGTAAATGATCCTGCGTTTGTTGAAAAGATGATGGCACGCTTTCCTGTGTTATTAACAGAGGAGATATTAACAGAAGATGTTATGTACCCGTTAGAAGGATACCTATTCCCTGCAACATATCCTTTCTATGAGGAAAATCCGTCAATAGAAACAATTGTCGAAACAATGTTGATAAAAACGCAAGAAGTCATCATACAGTATTCTGCAGAGATGGAAGAAAAAGAAATGACTATTCATGAAGTATTAACGATGGCAAGTTTAATTGAAGAAGAAGCAACCGCTCAAACCGACCGTGAAAATATTTCTAGTGTTTTTTATAATCGACTTGAAACAGGCATGCCTTTACAAACAGACCCAACTATCGCTTATGCTTTAGGGGAGCATTTAGACCGAACGTTATTCGTTCATTTAGAGGTAGAATCACCTTACAACACGTATAAATACCCAGGTTTAACACCCGGACCAATTGCAAATGCAGGTGAAACTTCTATTATTGCAGCATTACGCCCTGCAGAAACAGATTATTTTTACTTTTTAGCAACACCAGATGGAAAAGTGTTGTTTAACCGAACATTAGAAGAACATAATCGGGATCGTGCAACTCATATAACAGGTTCTGGTGAATAA
- the ruvX gene encoding Holliday junction resolvase RuvX: MRILGLDVGSKTVGVAISDELGWTAQGLETIKIDEATNNLGFKRLKQIIAQYGVELVVVGLPKNMNGTIGPRGEASQQYADKLTAKTGLPVVLWDERLTTMAAEKMLISADVSRQKRKKVIDKLAAVMILQGYLDSKTSI, encoded by the coding sequence ATGCGCATATTAGGATTAGATGTTGGTTCCAAAACGGTAGGAGTTGCCATTAGTGATGAATTAGGATGGACTGCACAAGGTTTGGAAACGATAAAGATTGATGAGGCAACCAATAATTTAGGATTTAAACGCCTAAAGCAAATTATTGCACAATATGGTGTAGAACTCGTCGTTGTTGGTTTACCGAAAAATATGAACGGTACAATTGGCCCTCGTGGGGAGGCAAGCCAGCAATATGCAGATAAATTAACTGCTAAAACTGGTCTCCCTGTCGTACTATGGGACGAGCGTTTAACAACGATGGCCGCTGAAAAGATGTTAATTTCCGCAGATGTTAGTAGACAAAAACGAAAGAAAGTAATTGATAAGTTAGCTGCTGTCATGATCTTACAAGGTTATTTAGACAGCAAAACATCAATATGA
- a CDS encoding YrrS family protein: MSYVSGPRYSRTARKKKSNKIYNILIAIVFLLIIFFSVKLFFGSSSTAPATTNNDENPVVGDSQENKEPEEEETGVTEEEPEEQANESEEPPATEESNEEEEPVTMEEEVSDDETIIRTLTGNWAPVGTNQQEPHASVYDPNHVDWSEKILAINRALGVQENDYTLWFLGNGGNEHAAIARVTVKASNEHYRVYLQWVTNEGWKPVKLEQTVDKDM; this comes from the coding sequence TTGTCTTACGTAAGCGGACCAAGATATAGTCGTACAGCTAGAAAAAAGAAATCTAATAAAATTTATAATATTTTAATTGCGATTGTGTTTTTATTAATCATTTTCTTTTCCGTAAAACTTTTTTTCGGAAGTAGTTCAACTGCACCAGCAACAACGAACAACGATGAGAACCCTGTTGTAGGAGATTCACAAGAGAATAAGGAGCCTGAAGAAGAGGAAACAGGTGTAACGGAAGAAGAGCCTGAAGAACAAGCGAACGAATCAGAAGAGCCACCAGCTACTGAGGAAAGTAATGAAGAAGAAGAACCAGTTACAATGGAAGAGGAAGTATCGGATGATGAAACTATTATTCGAACGTTAACTGGTAATTGGGCACCAGTTGGTACTAACCAGCAAGAGCCACATGCTTCGGTTTATGATCCAAATCATGTAGATTGGTCGGAGAAAATTCTTGCGATTAATCGTGCATTAGGTGTACAGGAAAATGATTATACGTTATGGTTTTTAGGAAACGGTGGAAATGAGCATGCTGCAATTGCTCGAGTAACGGTGAAAGCTTCTAATGAGCATTACAGAGTGTATTTACAATGGGTCACAAATGAAGGTTGGAAGCCTGTTAAGCTAGAGCAAACGGTTGATAAGGATATGTAA
- a CDS encoding peptidoglycan D,D-transpeptidase FtsI family protein — MHQKMKGRIQTLSVFLIILFVILTGRLMQIQLISTESFSTKRINLIEKSVEQRTQSLVVEEGRGHFVDRHGKALTHDFYPTVILFPFLKKLDWPKEELASILHVPSYTLERVVESITTPVLLERNGQAIQLTEKQMQEITDLQFPGIISMVRSFRIDDKKAEHLIGLTSENEREFMNRYEDKIKVDYFSKKTPIGVTGLELAFDEFLLPEGSTKLLYHVDRNGGPLFGLDVRYSAPANPYYPLTIQTSIDREVQQIAEEIVEKAGIKKGGIVLLDIDTNEVLAMVSKPDINWNDPFGDNGTKNYMLERQFPGSVFKTVIAAAAIEKNLVKANRPFDCNLNLYGERGERQGALSFEESFAQSCNYTFASLGYELEQKMPGIIETYASRLGLIEPSGWKGNVFHLRDFKQIPQEETGIIWGDGQRSQKEIAQTSIGQKEVRVTPLAIANMMATIARGGKAMEVKVVKGIHYRTGSPLYEFPSHSLKVEGVSKYTTIKLQHLLREVVQNEKGTGHSFHKLPYAVAGKSGTAETGLRNSNGVPLVNRWFAGYFPFEKPKYALVVVDLETENSRKAMANAFYQMVENIFEKDKHNETLKEGRALLQ; from the coding sequence ATGCATCAAAAGATGAAAGGCCGAATCCAAACTTTAAGTGTTTTCTTAATTATATTATTTGTAATCCTTACTGGTAGATTAATGCAAATTCAACTGATAAGTACAGAATCTTTTTCAACGAAACGAATTAATTTAATAGAAAAAAGCGTAGAACAGCGTACGCAAAGTTTAGTTGTCGAGGAAGGTAGAGGTCATTTCGTAGACCGACATGGAAAAGCTCTTACCCACGATTTTTATCCAACAGTAATATTGTTCCCCTTCTTAAAAAAATTAGATTGGCCGAAGGAAGAACTTGCGTCTATTTTACATGTTCCATCATATACATTAGAGCGGGTAGTGGAGAGTATTACTACTCCAGTATTGCTAGAGCGAAACGGTCAGGCAATTCAATTAACAGAAAAGCAGATGCAAGAGATAACAGACTTACAGTTTCCAGGAATCATTTCGATGGTTCGTTCATTTCGAATTGATGATAAAAAAGCGGAACATTTAATTGGCTTAACAAGTGAAAACGAACGAGAATTTATGAATCGGTACGAAGATAAAATAAAAGTGGATTATTTTTCCAAAAAAACTCCTATTGGTGTCACCGGATTAGAGTTAGCCTTTGATGAATTTTTATTACCAGAAGGTTCAACAAAACTGTTGTACCACGTTGATCGAAACGGTGGTCCTCTTTTTGGATTAGATGTGAGGTATAGTGCACCAGCTAATCCGTATTACCCATTAACAATTCAAACGTCTATTGATCGAGAAGTGCAACAAATTGCCGAAGAGATAGTAGAAAAGGCAGGGATAAAAAAAGGTGGAATCGTACTGTTAGATATCGATACAAATGAAGTTCTTGCAATGGTTTCAAAGCCGGATATTAATTGGAATGACCCGTTCGGAGACAATGGGACAAAAAACTATATGTTGGAACGTCAATTCCCTGGCTCTGTATTCAAAACAGTCATTGCCGCAGCCGCTATTGAAAAAAATTTAGTGAAGGCTAATCGTCCATTTGACTGTAATTTAAATTTATACGGTGAAAGAGGAGAGCGGCAGGGCGCGTTATCCTTTGAAGAGAGTTTTGCGCAAAGCTGTAATTATACTTTTGCATCATTAGGTTATGAATTAGAACAGAAAATGCCTGGTATTATCGAAACATATGCTAGTAGACTTGGTCTAATTGAGCCAAGCGGCTGGAAAGGTAATGTCTTTCATTTAAGGGACTTTAAACAAATTCCACAAGAGGAAACAGGAATTATATGGGGTGATGGTCAGCGCAGCCAAAAAGAAATCGCGCAAACTTCAATAGGACAGAAGGAAGTGCGCGTAACACCGTTAGCGATTGCTAATATGATGGCCACAATTGCTAGAGGAGGAAAAGCAATGGAGGTAAAGGTAGTGAAGGGAATTCATTACCGTACCGGTTCGCCACTTTATGAATTTCCATCCCATTCTTTAAAGGTGGAAGGAGTCTCTAAATATACAACTATTAAATTGCAACATTTATTGAGAGAAGTTGTTCAAAACGAAAAAGGAACTGGTCATAGTTTTCATAAGTTACCATACGCTGTAGCTGGAAAAAGTGGAACAGCGGAAACCGGTCTACGAAATAGTAACGGAGTTCCTTTAGTTAACCGGTGGTTTGCAGGTTACTTTCCGTTTGAGAAACCTAAATATGCACTAGTTGTAGTAGATTTAGAAACGGAGAACAGTAGGAAGGCGATGGCAAATGCTTTTTATCAAATGGTAGAAAATATTTTTGAAAAGGATAAGCACAATGAAACTTTAAAAGAGGGGAGAGCCCTGTTACAATAA
- a CDS encoding DUF2536 family protein → MNLDFQLLEDKIEFFEAANIKELQKKIDEQIEHNRAILLAVHSVSHQMHVTEEGKTFYSAVVHFKLKKNI, encoded by the coding sequence ATGAATTTAGATTTTCAACTGTTAGAGGATAAAATTGAATTTTTTGAAGCTGCAAATATAAAAGAATTACAAAAAAAAATCGACGAACAAATTGAACATAACCGAGCGATACTTTTAGCTGTACATTCTGTCTCACACCAAATGCATGTAACAGAAGAAGGCAAAACATTTTATAGCGCAGTCGTTCATTTTAAATTAAAGAAAAACATTTAG
- a CDS encoding IreB family regulatory phosphoprotein translates to MSSFDKTMKFNFQDDSMETNVEEVLFTVYEALQEKGYNPINQIVGYLLSGDPAYIPRHKDARSLIRKLERDELIEELVKSYLEHHRKE, encoded by the coding sequence ATGAGCTCCTTTGATAAAACGATGAAATTTAATTTTCAGGATGACTCAATGGAAACAAATGTGGAAGAAGTATTATTCACTGTTTATGAAGCATTACAAGAAAAAGGGTATAATCCGATTAACCAAATTGTCGGATATCTTTTATCTGGTGACCCTGCATATATCCCAAGACATAAAGATGCAAGATCATTAATTCGCAAATTAGAACGTGATGAATTAATTGAGGAACTAGTTAAGTCCTATTTAGAACATCATCGTAAGGAGTAA
- a CDS encoding peptidase U32 family protein encodes MKKPELLVTPIDVAHMKELIDAGADAFIIGEERYGLRLAGEFNRDEIKEAIELAHANGKKVYVAMNALFHNEKVDELGEYLTFLASVNADAVMFGDPAVLMAAKESTPNLTLHWSTETTGTNYYTCNYWGRKGAKRAVLAREINMESIVETKENAEVEIEVQVHGMVCMFQSKRSLLGNYFEYQGKAMEIENRKLGKNMILHDKERGNKYPIFEDENGTHIMSPNDMCIIDELEEMIDAGVDSFKIDGILQTREYIVDVTRSYRQAIDLCVDDRDQYEDVKEDLLQQIEEKQQPHRPLDTGFFFKETVY; translated from the coding sequence ATGAAAAAACCTGAATTATTAGTAACACCAATAGATGTTGCACATATGAAAGAATTAATTGATGCAGGCGCAGACGCTTTTATCATTGGAGAAGAGCGTTATGGGCTACGTCTTGCCGGGGAATTTAACCGTGATGAAATAAAAGAAGCAATAGAACTAGCACATGCGAACGGAAAAAAAGTGTATGTTGCAATGAATGCTCTTTTCCATAACGAAAAAGTGGACGAGCTCGGAGAATATTTAACATTTTTAGCTAGTGTAAACGCCGATGCAGTTATGTTCGGAGACCCAGCTGTATTAATGGCAGCAAAAGAATCTACACCAAACTTAACGTTACATTGGAGTACGGAAACTACTGGTACAAACTACTACACATGTAACTATTGGGGTCGTAAAGGTGCGAAACGTGCGGTGCTAGCTCGTGAAATCAATATGGAGAGTATCGTAGAAACGAAAGAAAATGCAGAAGTTGAAATTGAAGTACAAGTTCATGGAATGGTTTGCATGTTCCAATCTAAACGTTCCTTATTAGGAAACTACTTTGAATATCAAGGAAAAGCGATGGAAATAGAAAATCGTAAGCTTGGTAAAAACATGATACTTCATGATAAAGAGCGTGGAAATAAATATCCAATCTTTGAAGATGAAAATGGAACACATATTATGAGTCCTAATGATATGTGTATTATTGATGAGTTGGAAGAAATGATTGACGCTGGGGTTGACAGCTTTAAAATAGATGGTATTTTACAAACACGTGAATACATTGTCGATGTTACGAGAAGCTATCGCCAAGCCATTGATTTATGTGTTGATGATCGTGATCAATATGAAGATGTAAAAGAAGATTTATTACAACAAATAGAAGAAAAGCAACAGCCACACCGCCCGTTAGATACAGGATTCTTCTTTAAAGAAACAGTTTACTAA
- a CDS encoding peptidase U32 family protein, with the protein MTTIINDKISKIVDGKRVIVKKPELLAPAGNLEKLKIAVRYGADAVFIGGQEYGLRSNADNFTFEEMAEGVQFASKYGAKIYVTTNIFAHNENIDGLEDYLRGIEKAGVHGIIVADPLIIETCRRVAPSIEVHLSTQQSLSNWKAVQFWKEEGLERVVLARETSAEEIREMKEKVDIEIETFIHGAMCIAYSGRCVLSNHMTARDSNRGGCCQSCRWDYDLYTIDNGTENPLYTEEDAPFAMSPKDLKLIESIPKMIELGIDSLKIEGRMKSIHYIATVVSVYRKVIDAYCADPENFVIQQEWLKELDKCANRDTATAFFEGVPGYKEQMFGNHSKKTTFDFVGLVLDYDQETKMVTLQQRNYFKPGDEVEFFGPEIENFTQKVEKIWDEDGNELDAARHPLQIVKFKVEQPIYPYNMMRKEQ; encoded by the coding sequence ATGACAACGATTATTAATGATAAAATATCAAAAATAGTTGACGGAAAACGTGTAATTGTGAAAAAACCTGAGTTACTAGCACCAGCTGGTAATTTAGAAAAATTAAAAATCGCCGTTCGTTACGGTGCTGATGCAGTTTTCATTGGTGGACAAGAATATGGCCTCCGTTCAAATGCTGATAACTTCACATTTGAAGAAATGGCAGAAGGTGTTCAATTTGCTAGTAAATATGGTGCAAAAATATATGTAACAACTAATATTTTTGCCCATAATGAAAACATTGATGGTTTAGAAGATTATTTACGTGGTATTGAAAAAGCAGGAGTACACGGAATTATTGTAGCCGACCCACTAATTATTGAAACATGTCGTCGTGTTGCACCGAGTATTGAAGTTCATTTAAGTACACAACAATCCCTCTCAAACTGGAAAGCGGTTCAGTTCTGGAAAGAAGAAGGATTAGAGCGTGTCGTACTAGCACGTGAAACAAGTGCAGAAGAAATTCGTGAAATGAAAGAAAAAGTAGACATTGAAATTGAGACTTTTATTCACGGTGCAATGTGTATTGCATACTCAGGACGTTGTGTACTAAGTAATCATATGACTGCTCGTGACTCTAACCGTGGTGGTTGCTGTCAATCATGTCGTTGGGATTATGATCTTTATACAATTGATAACGGTACTGAAAATCCATTATATACCGAAGAGGATGCACCTTTTGCGATGAGTCCGAAAGATTTAAAACTTATCGAGTCTATTCCGAAAATGATTGAACTAGGCATTGATAGTTTAAAAATTGAAGGTAGAATGAAATCGATTCATTATATCGCCACAGTTGTAAGTGTTTATCGAAAAGTAATTGATGCATATTGTGCCGACCCAGAAAATTTTGTCATTCAACAAGAATGGCTAAAAGAGCTTGATAAATGTGCGAATCGTGACACTGCGACAGCATTTTTTGAAGGAGTTCCTGGGTATAAAGAGCAAATGTTTGGTAATCATAGCAAAAAGACGACGTTTGATTTTGTCGGTTTAGTGCTTGATTATGATCAAGAAACGAAAATGGTTACGTTACAACAACGTAATTACTTTAAACCTGGTGATGAAGTAGAATTTTTTGGACCGGAAATTGAAAACTTCACACAAAAAGTAGAAAAAATTTGGGATGAGGACGGTAATGAGTTAGATGCAGCTCGTCACCCGCTTCAAATCGTGAAATTTAAAGTGGAACAGCCAATATACCCATACAACATGATGCGAAAGGAGCAATAA
- a CDS encoding DUF1292 domain-containing protein has product MEHGQNQITVVDEQGNEQLCEILFTFESEEFGKSYVLYYPVGAEEDDADDIEIHASSFIPGEGDEGGNLDPIETDEEWDMIEEMLNTFLEEDEGGE; this is encoded by the coding sequence ATGGAACATGGTCAAAATCAAATTACAGTAGTAGATGAACAAGGAAACGAACAACTTTGTGAGATCTTATTTACGTTTGAATCGGAAGAATTCGGCAAATCATATGTATTGTATTACCCTGTTGGAGCAGAAGAAGATGATGCTGATGATATAGAAATCCACGCATCAAGCTTCATTCCTGGAGAAGGGGACGAAGGTGGAAACCTAGACCCAATCGAAACAGATGAAGAGTGGGACATGATTGAAGAAATGTTAAACACGTTTTTAGAAGAAGACGAAGGCGGAGAATAA
- the greA gene encoding transcription elongation factor GreA: protein MAQEKIYPMTLAGKEKLEKELEELKTVRRKEVVERIKIARSFGDLSENSEYDSAKEEQAFVEGRITLLEQMVRNAKIIQEDANSDVVTLGKTVVFKELPDEEEESYTIVGSAEADPFEGKISNESPMGSSLMGKKVGDEVTIQTPGGEMNVKIVNIK, encoded by the coding sequence ATGGCACAAGAAAAAATTTATCCAATGACATTAGCGGGGAAAGAAAAATTAGAAAAAGAATTAGAGGAATTAAAGACGGTACGCCGTAAAGAAGTAGTAGAGCGTATTAAAATAGCACGTAGCTTCGGTGACCTTTCCGAGAACTCTGAGTACGATTCTGCAAAAGAAGAGCAAGCGTTTGTGGAAGGACGTATCACTTTATTAGAGCAAATGGTTCGTAACGCAAAGATTATTCAAGAAGATGCAAATAGCGATGTTGTAACTCTAGGTAAAACGGTTGTATTTAAAGAGCTTCCAGATGAAGAGGAAGAATCATATACGATTGTTGGTAGTGCAGAAGCTGATCCTTTTGAAGGTAAAATTTCAAATGAATCTCCAATGGGCAGTTCTTTAATGGGTAAAAAAGTTGGCGATGAAGTGACGATTCAAACTCCAGGTGGAGAAATGAACGTTAAAATCGTTAACATAAAATAA
- the udk gene encoding uridine kinase translates to MGKKPIVIGVAGGSGSGKTSVTKSIYEHFQNQSILIIEQDYYYKDQSELPFEERLKTNYDHPLAFDNDLLIEHIKQLLEHKTVNKPVYDYTLHTRSNKVIEVDPKEVIILEGILVLEDERLRNLMDIKLFVDTDADIRIIRRLLRDIKERGRTIDSVIDQYVNVVRPMHNQFIEPTKRYADIILPEGGQNHVAIDLMVTKIQTILEQKAIM, encoded by the coding sequence ATGGGTAAAAAACCAATTGTTATTGGTGTAGCCGGTGGGTCTGGCTCGGGGAAAACAAGTGTTACAAAATCAATTTATGAACATTTCCAAAACCAATCTATATTAATTATTGAACAAGATTATTATTACAAAGATCAATCAGAATTACCTTTTGAAGAACGGTTAAAAACAAACTATGACCATCCACTTGCTTTTGACAATGATTTATTAATCGAGCATATAAAACAATTACTAGAGCATAAAACTGTTAATAAACCAGTTTATGATTATACGTTACACACTCGTTCAAATAAAGTAATTGAAGTGGATCCGAAAGAAGTTATCATTTTAGAAGGAATTCTCGTATTAGAGGACGAAAGATTAAGAAACTTAATGGATATTAAGTTATTTGTTGATACCGACGCAGATATTCGTATTATCCGTCGCCTTTTACGAGATATTAAAGAACGTGGTCGTACTATCGACTCGGTCATTGATCAATATGTGAATGTGGTACGTCCAATGCATAATCAATTTATTGAACCTACGAAACGTTATGCAGATATTATCCTTCCTGAAGGTGGACAAAATCATGTAGCAATTGATTTAATGGTAACAAAAATTCAAACAATTCTTGAACAAAAGGCGATTATGTAA